The nucleotide window GTTGAAAATGCCAAGGCCTAATTACAATAACACTGCCGGCCTGAAATATCATACAACACAGGAAACATTACTATATGCCAGTCTGAGCATGGGGTCCAGCTGCATTTTCCTCTACATCAACAGTGTCCTGCTGTTCACCTTGAGGAGTAAGTTGGTATTTCGTGAAACCTCCCGCTACATCCTGCTGTATAATCTTCTTTCTGCAGACACTGTTTATCTGGTATCGAGCTCGCTGCTTTACCTGTTGGCTGCTTTTCggataaaactgacattttacatGTGCAGTGTTGTAATAATACCCCCGCTGCTCGTGTGCTCAATCTCACCTCTAACCCTAACGGTGATGTCACTGGAGAGATTCGTGGCCATATGCTATCCACTGAGACAcgctgtcatcatcaccatcagaaACACAGGTCTGGCAATCACTCTGGTGTGGCTCACCAGTTCCCTCCGCATCATCATTCGTGTTTTAATGCTATTATGTTCAAATACTGAGTTCTCTCTTATCCTGCAGATGAAGGACTTCTGCTCCGAAGAGACCTTGTTTCTTGTAccaatgtattattattttgtcacagCATATTCTGGCATTGTCTTCCTGTCTGCGGGTGTTACAATCATCTGTTCCTATATTGGTGTGACGCTTgttgccaggtctgcttcaacAAACAAAGCCTCAGCCAGAAAGGCCAGCCAAACCCTTTTGCTCCACCTGTTTCAGCTGGGCCTGATCCTCATCTCCACTTTTCACTCCAACATCATCACAGCCGCTGCTACAATCATGGAGAGATCACATGTTTTACGCCTTCACAgtcttttctttatttgcatCAACATCCTCCCCAGGTGTTTGAGTACTTTCATCTATGGCCTCAGAGACCAAACCATCAGGCCATTCCTCATACAGCATCTATGCTGTCAGTGGAGATGCTCAGCTTTCCTGAACAAAGCAAATGCTGGTGAATGATGTTGGAAGTGATTGCACTGAGTATGTGCTTGTAAGCAAGTTACTTTGATGATAAATTTCATGTATGAGGACTGCAATTCAGTCCACTTTttgtcagtgtcacagtgacactgctttcattttgctttcagtCACTGAATATAAACATGTTATGGCAGGACATAGAAAGGACGGTAAATACTGGTATATAATGACACGCCCAGTCAGAAGCTAAAGGAAAGGTCCATTAGACTTTATagattaatcacatatttagAGGTAACAAAATGATCTCCTTATGTGAAATACCTCTGCCACTGTTATATAAGGTCAATCTTATACACCTGAGGTCTTCAGTGATGACAGCTTTTATTCATAAATCCAGTAAGCGCAAGAGAAGGCCACTGCTCAGATGACAAGTGTAGAGAGCAAGTGTCTTTGATAGGTTCTGACAAGATTTCTAACTCAAAGAGAGCTTGGCTTTGATCAACTCCTTTTGTGATGCCATGACTGCCATGATGTTTGAAATGATGCAACTCTGTAATCACCACAATGCACAATGTCTTTTGTACCAAAGCAACTTCATATATATGAATACCTTTAGTGGATGATGATatctgctgtggtgtgtgtgtgtgtgtgtgtgtgtgtgtgtgtgtgtgtgtgtgtgtgtgttggtgtgtgtgtgtgtgtgtgtgtgtgtgtgtgtgtgtgtgtgtgtgtgtgtgtgtgtgtgtgtgtgtgtttgtgagtcagtgtgtatgtgtgtgtgtctacggtgagtgtgtatgtgtgtgtgtgtctgaactttACAAGAACAttgttaacattattattatcctaTGTCTTGTCACAATTTCAGTTTGTCAGTTATTAAACCACTTAGACTTAAATAATCCTTTATTCACAGTTCTTTCGCTGGTTTCTGTAGATGGTTTGTGTAACTATGTGttactgccaaaaaaaaaaaaaaaatcagtgctgtGGTTAAGATAAGGGTTAAGAAGTGCTGCCTCACAGAAAACTTTGCGGACAACAAAGTACCATGTGCGGATACTGCAGTGGAAACTTCCAGGCAAGCTGGCTTGTGGTCAGGAAACTGTTTATGTTCAACTCATTTGATGCTTGAATTCTGTCAGAACTATTTGTGTTGGTGGAGCTGAAAcgtgattaaataaaatattactaaTCTGTTGTTGCTTATTACTATTAActaataaatgtcatttttcacaaAACTGGATATAAAAGCAATAACACACCAGAGATTGTATTGTTATACTTAATATCAACAGGGCTATAATGTCATCCATAATGTCAGTAAAGGACGACCGTGATGttcatattctattttttatcctcgtttatagtgtatatattgcttgctgctatttatcatctgtttatactgtgaatttggacattgcccacatctatgcacattgtatacatcgatgcacactggttttattggctttttatcatctatctatctatttatcatctgggcgctatttatttattatctgttcgatgcacactggttttattggttttttgcacattgttttttttgcacattggtacttagatctttagatctcgagggtcatctttattctttattctttatttttgatttacttattctttatttttgatttacttaatcttgttctctgtggatactgctggaaactgtgaatttccttcgggatgaataaagtatctatctatctatctatctatctatcttaggTCTGAGGCCTCATGCCTACATCCAAATCAAAACTATGCTGACATTCAGTATATCAACGCTCCCTCTGGTGTGATATTGCTTAAATGAGTCTGACTACAACATGAAGTCAGTCCTTGCAGTGATAATATAATTTCCCCCTATGTGTAAACATCAGGCTGCCACAGGACAGGCCTCTGATGAGGACTGACTTTTTACTGGGGCGCCCCCTCCTCTGGGATTCTATGGTTTCTCATGTCTGCGTAGGTTCTCactcatccaggtcatggttaccCACAAAGAGCTTAGTCAAGATCAACTGGACTGTGTTTCTATTCTTGAAGACCTTTCATTTCTattccaagaagcttcttcagttctgacagactggtgggcAGTCCCATGTGTTGGGATGTTATCCAGGTCACTGAAACCACGGGATCGTTGGTGCTCCTCTCTGTtaaagcttcttggatgagaagtgaaatgtcttcgAGAATCTAAACACAGTCCAGTTGACCTCAATTCAACTCTACATGGATACTATATCTGTCACTTCTAGGAATGGGTACTTCAGGCAAAAATATGGTTTGATATTCATGTggaatgtgacatttttttggaaaacatggCCATGACCATACACTTGGCCATACACTTGCCATGACCTCAAAGTCCAGACCGTGTTGGTAAGTTTGAGAAAAACATTTCCACTCCCTAGAAACTAATTAGAAGTTAGATGTCAGTAAGAAGCCTCCCCTGTCCCCTTATTATAACATAAATAATTCATTGCAGTGGAGAATGAGCCTCCAGCTCATCACTAATGCTCTGAGCAAATATTTACATCAGTGTTGGCTGTTATGTCACTAAGGGACTGACTC belongs to Myripristis murdjan chromosome 14, fMyrMur1.1, whole genome shotgun sequence and includes:
- the LOC115371049 gene encoding odorant receptor 131-2-like — protein: MPRPNYNNTAGLKYHTTQETLLYASLSMGSSCIFLYINSVLLFTLRSKLVFRETSRYILLYNLLSADTVYLVSSSLLYLLAAFRIKLTFYMCSVVIIPPLLVCSISPLTLTVMSLERFVAICYPLRHAVIITIRNTGLAITLVWLTSSLRIIIRVLMLLCSNTEFSLILQMKDFCSEETLFLVPMYYYFVTAYSGIVFLSAGVTIICSYIGVTLVARSASTNKASARKASQTLLLHLFQLGLILISTFHSNIITAAATIMERSHVLRLHSLFFICINILPRCLSTFIYGLRDQTIRPFLIQHLCCQWRCSAFLNKANAGE